A DNA window from Agrobacterium tumefaciens contains the following coding sequences:
- a CDS encoding RHE_PE00001 family protein: MAYEIGDLPLALLFPAVAHAEDQLARLDEIVRRSVVGPGFIERAHFHDATASMWVAGELVHVEDLVLHDAERDVRAPTHDITIAHSILRARRRIAGAEADWAISQSGLENLIARASIPPAREVSGEGARAPLAEVTSDEVHDGFADEMAEIDALLDRSARTLAAATGKDQEHKAGSLALGELIIRDPDWDEGGRLSEWKAVMQQVAAMPPTLSSAILWDAWETLEPLQRQHWLGAQLVSSYLRARGKLASHLFGLNFGLKVVPRDRRRSRDRTRRLVATLEAMAEGAALGMKEIIRLGQARDRLERKLQGKRSSSSLPGVVDLLLTRPIVSSSMITKELRVSHRAALDLIAELGVREMTGRGSYRAWGIV; encoded by the coding sequence ATGGCCTATGAAATCGGCGATTTGCCTCTGGCGCTTCTTTTTCCGGCGGTCGCTCACGCCGAGGATCAACTAGCACGCCTGGATGAGATTGTGCGACGTAGTGTAGTGGGACCGGGCTTCATCGAGCGAGCGCACTTCCATGACGCCACCGCCAGCATGTGGGTCGCCGGCGAACTCGTACACGTCGAAGACCTAGTTCTCCACGATGCCGAGCGGGATGTTCGGGCCCCTACGCACGACATCACCATCGCACATTCTATCCTCCGGGCCCGGAGGCGAATAGCCGGGGCTGAGGCAGACTGGGCGATCAGCCAATCAGGTCTCGAAAACTTGATTGCCCGGGCTTCGATCCCTCCCGCACGTGAGGTGTCAGGGGAGGGCGCGCGAGCACCGCTAGCAGAGGTGACGTCGGATGAGGTCCATGATGGTTTCGCCGACGAGATGGCAGAAATCGACGCGCTTCTTGACCGGTCGGCTCGCACGCTCGCAGCCGCGACAGGGAAGGATCAGGAACACAAGGCGGGATCTTTGGCCCTTGGCGAACTGATCATTCGGGATCCGGACTGGGACGAAGGCGGCCGGCTTTCGGAATGGAAAGCCGTCATGCAGCAGGTTGCGGCGATGCCGCCGACGCTCAGTTCTGCGATCCTCTGGGATGCGTGGGAAACTCTGGAACCGCTGCAAAGACAACATTGGCTCGGTGCGCAACTGGTGAGTTCCTATCTTCGCGCGCGCGGCAAGCTCGCGTCGCACCTGTTCGGGCTCAATTTCGGCCTGAAGGTTGTTCCGCGCGATCGTCGCCGGTCTCGGGACCGGACGCGGCGACTGGTCGCCACGCTTGAGGCCATGGCGGAAGGGGCAGCATTGGGGATGAAAGAAATCATTCGGTTAGGCCAAGCCCGGGACCGCCTAGAGCGCAAGCTCCAAGGAAAGCGGTCGTCAAGCAGCCTTCCCGGTGTCGTGGATTTGCTTTTAACCCGGCCGATCGTCTCCTCATCCATGATTACCAAGGAGTTGCGAGTGAGCCATCGCGCGGCGCTCGATCTGATCGCCGAGCTGGGTGTTCGGGAAATGACGGGACGTGGAAGCTACCGAGCCTGGGGTATTGTCTGA
- a CDS encoding DUF433 domain-containing protein, producing MEHLTTAQAAFVVGAPLDIFKKVVERAPIKPQLVKRGGRSIRQFGQAELVFLHAYDELKLALTPKSQSEFYEALQTSLKRGLAKEVVFGKQRYDIGQHLVFVERKLKELEKLTDQVDLSGKEPVIRGTHIEAHRIAALLDAGVTVEEVLRDYPSLKEQQVVAARVYAEAHPKAGRPYPKQTAKAAMRAADLSALDD from the coding sequence ATGGAACATCTGACAACGGCACAGGCGGCTTTTGTAGTGGGCGCGCCGCTGGACATCTTCAAGAAGGTTGTCGAGCGCGCGCCGATTAAGCCGCAACTCGTGAAGCGAGGTGGTCGAAGCATTCGACAGTTCGGTCAAGCTGAGCTGGTGTTTCTCCATGCCTATGACGAACTCAAACTGGCGCTCACGCCCAAGAGCCAATCCGAGTTCTATGAGGCGTTGCAGACCTCCCTAAAGCGCGGTCTCGCGAAGGAAGTCGTGTTCGGCAAACAGCGCTACGACATCGGTCAGCACTTAGTCTTCGTCGAGCGCAAGCTGAAGGAACTCGAGAAGCTCACCGATCAGGTCGACCTATCCGGGAAGGAGCCGGTCATCCGAGGCACGCACATCGAGGCTCATCGGATCGCTGCTCTTCTCGACGCCGGCGTCACGGTCGAAGAGGTCCTTCGCGACTATCCCTCCTTGAAGGAACAACAGGTCGTGGCGGCGCGAGTTTATGCGGAGGCGCATCCGAAGGCGGGCCGGCCGTACCCGAAGCAAACGGCAAAAGCCGCCATGCGCGCAGCCGATCTTAGCGCGCTGGATGACTGA
- a CDS encoding type II toxin-antitoxin system VapC family toxin: MKYLLDTNVLKEIGRPEPHENVAAWLDTIDDTDLAISVISVRQISKGIEKKRKADDTVANAIAKAADAIFAAYQGRILPVDEAVARRWGQMLGQSEKNTDDTGLAATAQVNDLVIVKRNVADFQSRGVTVLDPFKKPARSVPSQDVAR, encoded by the coding sequence TTGAAATACCTGCTCGATACAAATGTCCTGAAAGAGATTGGTCGACCCGAACCGCACGAGAATGTCGCGGCTTGGCTCGATACGATCGATGATACCGATCTCGCCATCAGCGTGATCTCGGTTCGACAGATTTCGAAAGGCATCGAGAAGAAGCGGAAAGCCGATGACACTGTGGCGAACGCGATTGCCAAGGCTGCCGACGCAATCTTCGCCGCTTATCAAGGTCGTATTCTCCCGGTCGACGAGGCTGTCGCACGCCGTTGGGGGCAGATGCTCGGTCAATCTGAAAAGAATACCGACGATACCGGCTTGGCCGCGACAGCGCAGGTAAATGATCTGGTCATCGTGAAACGCAACGTCGCGGATTTTCAGAGCCGGGGCGTCACGGTCCTTGATCCATTCAAGAAGCCTGCCAGATCTGTGCCCTCCCAAGATGTGGCACGATGA
- a CDS encoding recombinase family protein — protein MGAILGYARVSTGDQDVAGQTLRLEHAGAIKVFTDVKSGKSMDRPGLADLIAYARAGDTLAIVRLDRLGRSLAELLETVKMLRERQIDLLSLEEKIDTSSAAGELIFHVFGAIAHFERRLISERTKDGIVAARAKGKRPGRQPLDMKKIDAAIKLIEAKTSPTEAAKQLGLGRSTVYRELRRLGIQRTA, from the coding sequence ATGGGGGCAATTCTTGGATATGCGCGCGTCTCGACCGGCGATCAGGATGTAGCGGGTCAGACGCTGCGTCTCGAACACGCCGGAGCGATCAAGGTGTTCACCGATGTGAAGTCCGGCAAGAGCATGGATCGGCCGGGTCTGGCGGATCTCATTGCCTATGCTCGCGCTGGCGACACGCTAGCGATCGTTCGGCTGGATCGCCTCGGCCGGTCTTTGGCCGAACTGCTTGAGACCGTGAAGATGCTGCGCGAGCGTCAGATCGACCTGCTGAGCCTTGAAGAGAAGATCGATACGTCGTCAGCCGCCGGCGAGCTGATCTTTCATGTCTTCGGGGCCATTGCCCATTTCGAGCGACGGTTGATTTCGGAACGGACGAAGGACGGTATCGTCGCGGCGAGAGCCAAGGGCAAGCGCCCCGGCCGCCAACCCCTCGACATGAAAAAGATAGACGCGGCGATCAAACTCATCGAAGCTAAGACATCCCCGACCGAAGCCGCCAAGCAGCTTGGCCTTGGTCGCTCAACTGTCTACCGGGAATTACGACGTCTCGGCATTCAGAGAACTGCCTGA
- a CDS encoding MFS transporter, with translation MEQQNSYRALTTIPGLTPLIFAATLSRLAGRMFILTLVLFVLARFSSPALAGWLTFAAIVPGLMVSPIAGVLLDRVGPTIAVRIDMIASAILIAAISTVSWLNWTTPPVLFFLVILFSLAGPLGAAGTRTLLPRLVPSHALDRANALDTAVYAVVDVVGPAMAGIIVAWLGPESAMSMIALFYAGAAICMSLVPLLPGLASGQASFMRQTLEGIQVVARQPTLRGLAISYSMYQITWGVLYVVVPVFVANHYDTSIGSSVTGFLWAAMGIAGGIGALFAGHIRTTGRERHIMAIGMVITALAAWPVAAEFGFGGLAIGLMLAGVMSGPIDVALLTLRQRRTDPQQLGRVMSISMSLNLAGFPLGSALAGMVITSSLSTTFVLAGIASVVAAVATISIPSDIKAVA, from the coding sequence ATGGAACAGCAAAATTCATACCGAGCCCTCACCACAATTCCCGGTCTGACGCCTCTCATTTTCGCTGCTACCCTCTCGCGTCTGGCCGGACGCATGTTCATTCTCACGTTGGTGCTGTTCGTGCTGGCGCGGTTCTCGTCACCGGCACTGGCCGGCTGGCTGACTTTCGCGGCAATCGTGCCTGGCCTGATGGTTAGTCCAATCGCGGGTGTTCTGCTTGATCGCGTCGGACCGACGATAGCTGTCAGAATCGACATGATTGCCAGCGCCATATTGATTGCCGCAATCAGTACCGTGAGCTGGCTCAACTGGACGACGCCACCGGTCCTGTTCTTTCTGGTGATATTGTTTTCCCTCGCCGGTCCGTTGGGCGCAGCTGGCACCCGCACCCTATTGCCTCGCCTGGTTCCGTCTCACGCACTCGATCGAGCAAATGCGCTGGATACGGCGGTCTATGCCGTCGTTGATGTCGTCGGGCCAGCGATGGCCGGCATCATTGTCGCGTGGCTTGGTCCTGAAAGTGCGATGTCCATGATCGCCCTCTTCTATGCAGGCGCGGCAATATGCATGTCCCTCGTACCGCTCCTTCCAGGTCTGGCGTCAGGGCAGGCGTCGTTCATGCGGCAGACTTTGGAAGGCATCCAGGTCGTGGCTCGGCAACCGACACTGCGCGGCCTTGCCATCTCCTATTCGATGTATCAGATCACCTGGGGCGTTCTCTATGTCGTCGTTCCGGTTTTTGTCGCCAACCATTACGACACTTCCATTGGGAGTTCGGTGACAGGCTTCCTGTGGGCTGCGATGGGCATTGCCGGCGGGATTGGTGCGCTGTTCGCTGGGCACATACGAACGACCGGTCGCGAGCGTCACATTATGGCTATCGGAATGGTAATTACGGCCTTGGCGGCATGGCCCGTGGCAGCTGAGTTTGGGTTTGGCGGGCTGGCGATCGGCCTCATGCTTGCCGGCGTCATGTCCGGTCCGATCGATGTTGCTCTTCTGACGCTTCGCCAGCGTCGAACCGATCCGCAACAACTCGGCCGCGTCATGTCGATTTCGATGAGCCTGAATCTGGCCGGTTTCCCTCTTGGTTCCGCCTTGGCCGGCATGGTGATCACGTCATCGCTGTCCACGACATTCGTTCTGGCGGGCATTGCCTCTGTCGTTGCGGCCGTCGCGACGATATCGATCCCCTCCGACATCAAGGCTGTTGCCTGA
- a CDS encoding antitoxin Xre/MbcA/ParS-like domain-containing protein, which produces MVAVTRKSQMGAKLEVNPAAVADVLKVLARHNPGLSKQALAATGKVMAVVSAVAARLSVEQQRRIADDETELAHIVEAAVAELAAKPGHVLAEVSVEKPVEVSRGAGLGQSVGIEEGRRRLDEFATPTRIEDWAGPVAGPGDIEKKFGTKRSTLHDWHKRGAVVGLLKGERKHVFPLAQFVDGRPVEGMPQVTKIIRNPRSAWQWLIQPKPSIGGTPLDNLKMGNLDEVLDAAERDFG; this is translated from the coding sequence ATGGTCGCTGTCACCCGTAAATCGCAGATGGGCGCAAAGCTGGAAGTCAATCCGGCTGCGGTAGCCGATGTTCTCAAGGTTCTGGCCCGACACAATCCAGGCCTTTCAAAGCAGGCTCTTGCGGCGACTGGCAAGGTCATGGCCGTGGTCTCTGCGGTAGCAGCGCGCCTTTCTGTCGAGCAACAGCGTCGGATTGCCGACGACGAAACGGAACTCGCCCATATTGTCGAAGCCGCCGTCGCCGAACTGGCTGCGAAGCCAGGTCATGTGCTCGCGGAGGTATCGGTCGAAAAGCCTGTGGAGGTCAGCCGAGGTGCTGGTCTGGGTCAATCGGTAGGCATTGAGGAAGGGCGCCGCAGGCTCGACGAATTTGCGACGCCAACCCGCATCGAAGACTGGGCCGGTCCGGTCGCCGGTCCGGGCGATATCGAGAAAAAGTTCGGCACGAAGCGATCGACCTTACACGACTGGCACAAGCGCGGAGCTGTAGTCGGTCTGCTCAAGGGCGAGCGAAAGCATGTCTTTCCCCTGGCTCAGTTTGTGGATGGCCGGCCGGTCGAGGGCATGCCTCAGGTCACCAAAATCATCCGCAATCCGCGTTCAGCGTGGCAATGGTTGATCCAGCCGAAGCCAAGCATAGGCGGAACGCCGCTCGACAATCTCAAGATGGGCAATCTTGACGAGGTTCTGGATGCAGCTGAGCGCGATTTTGGTTGA
- a CDS encoding RES family NAD+ phosphorylase, producing the protein MKLDPQTVRELALAFLPQSYLRIIPVAHMSTPLGMGFGQSRFSSPNQMFRLLYAAYDLATAIAETIVRDRFEGTQDRVLDESEIEDWSVTEVTATDALILLDLRTTGLLRLGVSTDAARGKEHQEGQRLSESIFRSYAVDGLLYSSRLTATDCVAVYDRAVGEKLVASPAVELVRQADLIPALRSIGVSIRAGR; encoded by the coding sequence GTGAAACTTGATCCTCAAACGGTTCGGGAGCTCGCGCTTGCGTTTCTCCCTCAATCCTATCTCCGCATCATCCCTGTAGCCCACATGTCGACCCCGCTCGGCATGGGTTTCGGTCAATCGCGATTCTCAAGTCCAAACCAGATGTTCCGACTGCTTTATGCCGCATATGATCTCGCGACCGCGATTGCGGAGACGATCGTGCGCGACCGCTTCGAGGGGACGCAGGACCGAGTGCTGGATGAGAGTGAAATCGAGGACTGGTCGGTCACTGAGGTGACGGCCACGGATGCTCTCATTCTTCTCGACCTGCGCACGACCGGCCTCCTGAGGTTGGGCGTCAGCACGGACGCAGCCCGGGGCAAGGAACATCAGGAAGGGCAGAGACTGAGCGAGTCGATCTTTCGATCCTATGCTGTCGATGGATTGCTCTATTCCTCACGCCTCACTGCAACAGATTGCGTGGCGGTCTACGATCGGGCCGTCGGTGAGAAACTTGTCGCCTCTCCGGCGGTCGAGTTAGTTCGTCAAGCCGACCTGATACCCGCCCTGCGGTCTATCGGGGTGTCAATCCGGGCCGGGCGATAG